A genomic region of Streptosporangium lutulentum contains the following coding sequences:
- a CDS encoding tyrosine-type recombinase/integrase yields MERGTVPWCRKAKEGSTAGNSPLGTAARSSAPRTGRCGKRSSSDPESGTSGCTAATLLIEQRVNIRVVQEVLGHTRVTTTERYTHTSTPLMRDAGERPASALWGKS; encoded by the coding sequence ATGGAGAGGGGCACCGTCCCATGGTGTCGCAAGGCCAAAGAAGGCTCCACTGCCGGCAACTCACCACTCGGCACGGCGGCCCGATCGAGCGCACCGAGGACTGGACGGTGCGGAAAACGATCCTCAAGCGATCCGGAGTCCGGGACGTCCGGGTGCACGGCCGCGACGCTCCTCATCGAGCAGCGTGTGAACATCCGCGTGGTCCAAGAGGTGCTCGGTCACACGAGGGTGACCACGACCGAGAGATACACGCACACATCCACACCGCTCATGCGCGATGCCGGGGAACGGCCGGCCTCCGCGCTCTGGGGAAAATCCTGA